The Vigna unguiculata cultivar IT97K-499-35 chromosome 11, ASM411807v1, whole genome shotgun sequence genomic sequence ataagaaaagaagaaaaaaaattagcattAGCTTTATGTATAGATTTCGGTTCTTAAATGGCTTTCAAACATAAATAACAACACCTAAATCATGTTTGAATGGTCATTgacaactataattatttttaatgaaaaataataataaaatagtaacataaactttttacaaaattaaaattaagttaaaaataactattaagaGAAATTACATTAACAGATTTTgcaaattagtttttataatataaacttgTTTTAACTTACAATgaaactcattttattttttcttcttatagtttttctttctaaacatctttacgattttttttttaatttttgttatgtcTCTTagtaaatagtttgttttttaatatattgacAAAACGGGTTGAGTTTGACagtaaaaatagtatttttagtTCATTAGTCCAATAAgtagtttaaataaattaaaattaaaataaaaaataatttaaatattattcactgatttatatattattaatattattataaaaaaaatcctgaATTCCCTTATAacgtttataatattttttatagcaGTATATATTACAATGTCAAATAAAGAAATTTGTGTAATATACAGGCGAGAGTGTTCTTTAAACAATTGCAGacgaaaattaaataaaatctatcgcctgaaatattaaaaattacaagtaattcattcttaaattgttgctttaataaaattataataaatagtattttaagTTATTCTTTATGAAGTTAATagcatatataataatttataaggtCAAATTACTCTggttttataattattcaagaATTTTTAAGATTACAGTAACTTTTAATCGTTTATATAAACCAAAAACCAAGTTTCTGAAAATTTGAAACTTGCAAAACTGATGATATATGGTGATTATGAAAGTCTCGAAATTCAATAAAGAAATTCAATAAAGAAATTCACAAGACCATAAACCAACTAAGAAAATAGTTTGAAagtcaatttacaaaatttctaatacttttttattttattttatcgtAATGCtgcttttttattcattttaatagattcatttatatatatatatatatatatatatatataatatataaagaatttcttttttttgtttttcacattttaatacaaattatactctttataatataattatttattaaattttttaaaattaacagttacttttatctattttttataaaactatttttttctatttattaataattattttctctattcattttattttatttttaataaatataaatttatttatatattaacttaataacatcatattattatcaattattaatataatatcattcatatttaaatatttaaaaaattatgtagatAACACCTATATGTATTTTAATCGGAATAAACTACAGGTCTTTAACAATAGACACTGAGATAAGTGACGAAGATGGATATTgcaaattttaatgttatttaaattgttcatgcattatttataaaattcacaGTGAAATCAATTGAGATAGCAGATTCCACATCAATCTTTAGCAATCTTTTCTTTAGATAAGAATTAAATAATCATCATCGAAATCCATTCAAATCTTCATAGCATGCATATCTCTACAAAAAACATTATCCTAACTATACTaacaagataatatatattaatgattatttatttatttacatttagtttattgacaattattttaaaaaccgATCATATGTGTGTTTAATTTAACCTGAGAACTATATATCTTTCTCTATTTTGATTTATTGATCAAATAATAATCTATCATtcaaacttaaatatataatcacttatttatttacaaattaactGTTAATTTATCATCAAAGCAACATAAAACGTTGAACATTAATTGCATTATCTCATGTTTAAGAAAgttacaagaaataaaaattgtaagttACTCGGATTCTGTGTTAAGTTTTGTGTGCTATCTTTGTACAATCTTTGacatttactaattttaatatattttaaaatattaaatccaatttatgttaatttattttaagaacatAAACTAGAATAAAAAAACCATTAAAAAATCCAGATTGGATTACGACTAAGTTGGTTGAATAAGAGCAACTAACTGCACTaactttgaaaagataaataatCCAATGATAGTGCTTTGGAAGAAGTTAAAAGTCAATTATTTTAATGGGTAATGAAAGACAAGTGTCGACGAATAAGTAAAAGCAATTTACCTTTCCTAGGAAATCAAAAGCAATTTACCTGGAGATTTGTGTCAACtttcaaaattaagaaaattaagaagATGACTTAATCATTAAGCttgatatgtaaaataaaaaatattagttttataatttattttgaaaatttaattcatatctTAAAGACATTAACACCTTAACACTGAGAATAATagttaaaacataataaataaaaatacgcCAGTATCAACTGAAAATATATACTGATAATATTAAATGTCCAATTTCTTAGAATAATAGCGTTTTAACTAAGATGGTTATGTGGgatatttttttctcctatttGTTGTACTATTTTTGTAACGTCTAGTTCGTTTTTATTTGGACAAAATCGTATAAAGAGACACCCAACAACTATACTCTCCACAATTGACCtaaaaacataacatattttGGTCTCTATCATTTTCTCTTCCTAACTTTTAGAATGTCTCTTATGCTATGttgacttttaaattgtttagTTAAAGTATTTGATTTTAAACTTATATGTTGAAGAttatatagatatttttaacCTGTGAATTTTGGGACTTGAGTTATAATGGTATCAAATTAATTGATTGAGACTATCTTAGAATGTTTAACTAAATTATACCCATTAAATGCTTGGTATAACTAACTCAAATATGCTAATGAATCTAATCTTAAATGCATTATTGAATGTTGGTATTTGATGTGATTAGTGGTATGTGATATTGATTGACTTGTTTTGGTTGAATTGAAAAGGTTATTTGTGGAAGTGATGTGATTTTGTTATGACTATCATTTTTGTCTATTTAATggttattttgaattaaaacaagTTATTTTAAACTAAGAAAAAGTTAGAATTGTCTAGATAGGCAAGTTGGATAATCTAACCTAGTTAATTCATGTGTGTTTTTCTGATATGATGTTAGATGGTACCACAGAATAATTGAGCGGTACCCTGAGACTGTTGGACCCTCACTTGCTAGTGAGCTCCATAGGTTTAGGGTGTCGGGTGATACCCTGGTCGCGTTAGACACTCACTTGACAATGATCCCCAATGACTTTGGTGTTGGGCGCCACCTTGGCTTTGATTTTTGGCTATCTCggtaaaattatgattttcgCTTCGTTAATCGCTAAATGATACTGGAATTTTGTGAGATCATTCTTCGAATatggttcttcactttgaccaTTGAAATTGGCAATTATAGGTTTGTGGTTAGAGAAATacatcttgttttttttatatgcttgattgaaatattgaaattgaatatTATGCTAATGCAAGAATAAGTAAACGATGAATTATTAACATgtcaattgaaataaataaaatgggaTTGATGATATGATGAATTTGGATTGAGGTCAAATACATATGTATGACATAATTTAAGATTATAGCAGAATATGACATGTGAGTTATGGTGTGAATCTAGTAAATATAGTGACTCATAAAGATAAAACACTACATTTATGTGATGTTAGGTGGTAGTGTATTGAGaggatttttttataaatattactcTGACTTCcctagtataatatttatatagagGACGATATCTAGTTTTAAGAGTGGAAGAAGGTTCATATCTAGAGCTTCTTCAGTAAGAGATTGAACTCGCAAATATAAACTTCACCCTATCATGTTCTATGGAAGGGATATTGTCTGaccttaatatataaatatagatctTGTGAGGCAAGAGAAATGACATGTGATAAATATGTGATTGcttaaattagtaaaatgatgGTATTACACAATtgcctaaaaatataaatgactaTCCAAGAtatatcaaaattcaaaatcaaataaatctCAAAAATATTGATCtagtataaattaaatttgcaaatattaaattaggttaatttaaatatttgtttaattcaTTTGAATCATAACATTTTTAACTAAAACTACATATGATTACAAATTACCAAAggttattataataattgatttaattttatattttgttagaagtgagttttaaaactaactcaatcccacaaaaccggtttgtaaggtgaggtttgcaccccacttatatactataagtTAGGTTTAAAACGCACTTCTAATCTGGTATCAGAGTCAAGTTAGAGCCTATCATAGTgaactttcttggacattttATTCCACCTGATATTTGACCGTTAACAGACCACTCATTTCTAAACTCACGCATGAGACGTATATACCTTGGCGTGTGTATTAGAAATCTCACACCGACTAGAGATAAAATCATTTCATAACATATAAGTGGGGTgaaatctcaccttacaaaccgattttgtgaggttgagttttACTTAAAACTTACTtctaacacatttttttttatctaatactattaaatgaaattatggaacacgaaataaaatattgtattataaCATCTATAACTTTAGATGTTTGATTGTTGagtgttataataataataataataataataataataataatgtttattaatatttagcTTAGTCTAGCATACTTTAGTaactcaatttaaaaatatttatgttgttgCTTGTTTATAATTCGTGTTTTCCCAATAATTGTTAGTATTACCATtagtgaaaataaaaactttatattttcactcttaaaaaataatttaataataaataataagtgatttataatatattcttaccaaatataaatgatataagAAAACGATAAACAaagttatagaaaaataatataatagttaGATACAAACCTCTAAAATACATAaagaaaacatttataaatatatttttcttataactgTCTCtctacataatttaatttacttaattatttttagtaaattctCTCTTTTGGATCatatttttctatcttcaaaAGTCCTTGTTTCACTATTAAATTTTCTGttgttctcaaatttttttcaatctctCAAACCTGGGTTAATATTCCCCTTCCGGAATTGTGAAGTTTTTTTCTTCACCTAAATATAGTTAactttcattttgttttattcatattttcacCCTTTCGTTATTTTCATTTAACCCGTTTCTTTCTTTCCTGGGTGGAAAACATGTTCTGTTTTACCATGGCATGAAGAAATGTTCTTTAATGTTCTGTTTTTTCATACGAAATTTAGTATATATAGTATAacagaataataaaaatattcccgcagtataaacttttttttttcctttaatggtggaagaagaaggtggagtatattacaaaaatgtatGTAGCGGTGGTGCAGTAATTGTTAcgatggcttcatataaaaatGGCAGTAACTATACGTAATCCATTATTGTTGTGTTATGTGAACCAAATTCGCAACCTGCAACTTGCAGGTTCGTTCAGGTTACAATTCTCTCTCATCACGATCATGAAGAACAgcaacaccaacaccaacaaTTTTTGCCCTGCGTTGCTTTTTGTTCTCATATTTCATTAGTGTCACTGTCTCAATTCCGCTTCACTTTCCCTTCTTGTACACTTCCCAACCGACACTAAATGGAAGCGGTGGCCGCCGTTTTTCTGTTCGCCGCCGCGCTTCTGTCGGTGGTGGAGGGGTCGCCGGTGACTCTGACACTGGAAAGAGCGTTTCCTTCGAATCATGGCGTGGAGTTGAGTCAGCTCAGAGCGCGGGACAGCCTCAGACATCGTAGAATGTTGCAGTCTACTAACTATGTTGTAGATTTCCCTGTCAAAGGCATCTTCGATCCCTCACAAGTCGGGTAATTCTATCACCCCTTTTGCAATTCTggttttttatgtgttttttggATCAATTTCTCTCATGGGTGTCTTCAAATTTCTTATCTTGGTGATTCAAttacaaatgaaaaattaagtGGTTTGGTCATGTATGGCTGGCTCTCAATTCTGAGCTTTCTTTCTATCCTATTTGAATTTCTCTCCTCGCAATTCCAATCTTGTTGTTTCTGTTATATGTTTTGTGTTCTCAattcaatgttttattttttggaaaaataaaaataaaacaaaataaaacttttgGCTTTTTCCACAGGCTTTACTATACCAAGGTAAAAATGGGTACTCCTCCAAGGGAATTTTATGTGCAGATTGACACTGGGAGTGATGTTCTCTGGGTTAGTTGTGGGTCCTGCAATGTTTGTCCTCAGACAAGTGGGCTGCAAGTAAATTTAACTTCCCTGTTCCTTATTTGTTAGTTAGTTGATTCAGTTTTAGTACACAGTTTGAATGAGACTATAACAATGTACTTTTGGGATTTGTGAATGATACTGATTGAACATCATCTTTGCTGGATTTGGTTGCAGATTCAGCTCAATTACTTTGATCCTAGGAGTTCATCAACATCTTCATTGATCTCTTGTTCTGACCGGAGGTGCAGGAACGGAGTTCAGTCCTCCGATGCGAGCTGTTCCGGTCAGAACAACCAGTGCATTTACACGTTCCAGTATGGAGATGGCAGTGGGACATCAGGCTATTATGTGTCAGATTTGATGCATTTTGCTAGTATTTTTGAGGGAACCTTGACAACAAATTCCTCTGCATCTGTAGTTTTTGGGTGAGCTATCATGAATTTGAAATAACCAATAATCTCATGTAGTAGGTTAAGActgttgttattgttgtattGTGAGTCTCAAATGGCTCAAAATAGCATTCCTATGTTTCAACAGGACAATGGTATTTTGATACCAGAAGgttttttacactcatttgacattATCTTTCAGTatcctttctctctttctttaaaCATACAAAAGTTAACATTGGTTAAGACGATATTGTCAGATGCTGGTCAAATGGTGTCAAAGAACCTTTTACCTCTCAAAAAGCACCTCACCCTTATCTCCCCTTTTGAATTTGCTGGTTTAAACTTGAAAAACATCGTCTTATAATGTTTACTGTGGAACAGTTGTAGCATCCAGCAGACTGGGGACTTAACAAAGTCTGATAGAGCAGTTGATGGGATATTTGGATTCGGGCAACAAGGCATGTCTGTCATTTCCCAACTCTCATCGCAAGGAATTGCACCAAGAGTGTTCTCTCATTGCTTAAAAGGAGATAACAGTGGTGGAGGTGTCTTGGTTCTTGGTGAAATTGTGGAGCCAAACATAGTTTATACTCCACCATCGCAGTACGTTTATTTGTTAGAGTACATGctacatttcaaaatttctttatgccaatttt encodes the following:
- the LOC114169274 gene encoding aspartic proteinase-like protein 2 isoform X2 translates to MEAVAAVFLFAAALLSVVEGSPVTLTLERAFPSNHGVELSQLRARDSLRHRRMLQSTNYVVDFPVKGIFDPSQVGLYYTKVKMGTPPREFYVQIDTGSDVLWVSCGSCNVCPQTSGLQIQLNYFDPRSSSTSSLISCSDRRCRNGVQSSDASCSGQNNQCIYTFQYGDGSGTSGYYVSDLMHFASIFEGTLTTNSSASVVFGCSIQQTGDLTKSDRAVDGIFGFGQQGMSVISQLSSQGIAPRVFSHCLKGDNSGGGVLVLGEIVEPNIVYTPPSQPHYNLYLQSISVNGQFLQIDPAVFSTSSNRGTIVDSGTTLSYLAEEAYTTFVNVVSYVRLQLLFHNLYAVFFPGEISVT
- the LOC114169274 gene encoding aspartic proteinase-like protein 2 isoform X1 is translated as MEAVAAVFLFAAALLSVVEGSPVTLTLERAFPSNHGVELSQLRARDSLRHRRMLQSTNYVVDFPVKGIFDPSQVGLYYTKVKMGTPPREFYVQIDTGSDVLWVSCGSCNVCPQTSGLQIQLNYFDPRSSSTSSLISCSDRRCRNGVQSSDASCSGQNNQCIYTFQYGDGSGTSGYYVSDLMHFASIFEGTLTTNSSASVVFGCSIQQTGDLTKSDRAVDGIFGFGQQGMSVISQLSSQGIAPRVFSHCLKGDNSGGGVLVLGEIVEPNIVYTPPSQPHYNLYLQSISVNGQFLQIDPAVFSTSSNRGTIVDSGTTLSYLAEEAYTTFVNVITAAIPQSVRSVLSRGNQCYLITTSRLSGAVHIYFVDFKHSFQGCLFYSFRCLCESLFVSHV